CTTAATCACGCGGCGTGGCAGGATGTTGCGTCAATCCGCTCGGATAAGTCTGTGCAGCAAACCGTGCCGTTTGAACATGGTTTACGAGCGATAATCTTCGTCGCGACAATGAGAAAGCGCTTCGACGTTACCGCCGAAGGGCTTCCATCTGAAAAAAGTCGGGGCGACAAGACACCGTTAGAACTTTTTATCGGTGGAGTCCGCGATTGGGAAGCCGGGTTGCGGCGAGATCTTTGTCAGGTTGCCGGACGATAAATGACTGTAACGCCGCGCTTGCCGACCGGGTCCGCCAGGCTGACATTGTACTTCGGGAAAACCAAACAGGGGCCGCGGTCAGGTGCAGCGCCTGGCTCGGAGCGCCGCCCGGCTGCTGCCGGTCACTGCCCCGGGTGCTTGATCCCGACCGCTGCGGCGGCCTTCAGGATGTACTCCATCTTCGGCCGCATCTCGCCAGAGTTCCGGTTAGTCCGAACCCTTGGCGACCGCCTCCGCCTTGACGAGGAATGCCAGCACCTTCGGGTCCATGCCAAACTGGGCACAGAGCTTGTCGCCCTGTTCCGTCCACATTCGCTTCAGGGATTGTTCGATTCCCTTGTCGCCGCCCGTGAACTGGTTTACCAGGTCCTGCCGGCGTTTCATCAGCGCCTGCACCTTTGCATCGGCGGGATCGGTGCCCTTTTCCATCTCGGCGGCCAACTGCGACCACAGCTCTGCCCAGGCGGCGGTCCCCTGGCGGGCGCGCTCGGCGGCCTGCTCCGGGTTCGCCTCCCAGCTCTTCTTGAAATGCTCCAACTGCTCAGGCGTGTAATACTGCTCGATCATGTTCATCCCTTCAATCGCTTGGAGAAACTCATCGGCGGAGACCTCCCCCGCCATGTCCAAGTGCTCGGCGAGCGTTTCGAGCCGCTCGCAGAGCTTCCGTTGCAGTTCGATCTGTTCCCGTAGGCGCGCGACGTGAAGGCGAATCACCTCCAACGGCGCGAAGCCCGGCAGGTCCAGGCAGTCGCGGACCTCCTCCAGCGCGAAGCCAAGCTGGCGCAACGACAGCACTTGCTGCAAGCGGGCGACATCCGCGGCGGTGTAGAGCCGGTATCCCGCCTCGGTGTGTAGCGACGGCGTCAGCAGGC
The nucleotide sequence above comes from Pirellulales bacterium. Encoded proteins:
- a CDS encoding MerR family transcriptional regulator, whose amino-acid sequence is MKFEALKVGELAKRTGLTVRTLHHYDEIGLLTPSLHTEAGYRLYTAADVARLQQVLSLRQLGFALEEVRDCLDLPGFAPLEVIRLHVARLREQIELQRKLCERLETLAEHLDMAGEVSADEFLQAIEGMNMIEQYYTPEQLEHFKKSWEANPEQAAERARQGTAAWAELWSQLAAEMEKGTDPADAKVQALMKRRQDLVNQFTGGDKGIEQSLKRMWTEQGDKLCAQFGMDPKVLAFLVKAEAVAKGSD